The sequence GACTTTTGTTCTTCCTTTTTCACCATTAATTGAGTACATTTCTTAACAATCTCTCCGATAACAGCACCTACCAATCAATATTTTAACATAAACACATAAATCTTTTTTAATTTTTTTATAAAAGTATTTTTTATATTGAGGCATATTTTGTTTATTTGAATACCCTAATAAATAAAACATACATGAATTTAATCGATCCAAAAAAGAGCCTAGACGAAAAAGAGGGAGTAGTAGAAATCAAAAACTACCTCAACAAAATCAAAATCATTAAGAATCTCTATATGAATGGTAGCAATACCGCAAGTGAGATTTGTAATGAGGTAGGCATCAGTTTGCCTACTGTAAACTCCTTACTGACTGATCTGATCAAAGCCGGAAAGCTCGTCAAACAAGGCCGAGCAGAATCACAAGGTGGCCGAAAGCCCGACCTTTACAGATTGGCACAAGATTCTTTCTATGTCTTGGCGCTTGATATAAGCAAGTTTGTGGTTCGTGCGGCCATATATGACAGTTCAAACCAAGCCGTCACTGAAACGGGTACCTTTAAAATCACCTTGAACAACGAAAAATCCACGTTCGATAAAATAGGTGATTTCATGGAGACCTACATGCAGGAATCAGGGATTCCGAACGAAAAAATCATTGCGATCGGCATGTCCATGCCGGGATTGGTGGACTCCGTAAATGGCGTAAACCATACTTACCTGAAGTTTGGCAAGAAAAGCTTGGTCGAAAATTTTGAAGCACGTTTTGACAGAAAAGTTTTCATAGAAAACGATGCCCGCGCGATGACCTTGGCCGAATTCAAGTTTAGCCAAGATC comes from Echinicola vietnamensis DSM 17526 and encodes:
- a CDS encoding ROK family transcriptional regulator codes for the protein MNLIDPKKSLDEKEGVVEIKNYLNKIKIIKNLYMNGSNTASEICNEVGISLPTVNSLLTDLIKAGKLVKQGRAESQGGRKPDLYRLAQDSFYVLALDISKFVVRAAIYDSSNQAVTETGTFKITLNNEKSTFDKIGDFMETYMQESGIPNEKIIAIGMSMPGLVDSVNGVNHTYLKFGKKSLVENFEARFDRKVFIENDARAMTLAEFKFSQDQKYNNVLGIFVGWGIGLGIIIDGKLYRGGAGFAGEFSHSPIFESREISCTCGKKGCLEAVASGTAMVRMAEEAIEKDSDSILSRMARERGEGIDPSLIVDAALAGDQRAITILSDVGLDLGRGISILIQLLNPDLIIVGGSVAEAQQYLITPIQQALNIFSMAKSREKSELTLYKLGKEVGLLGGVAVVIENIFEDIIN